DNA sequence from the Antedon mediterranea chromosome 7, ecAntMedi1.1, whole genome shotgun sequence genome:
CCTCTTTGGCGAATTGCATCAGAAATACTACCATCCAGCTTAATAATCTACTAGTACTACAGTTGAGTGTGTTGAAAGTATAAGTTTACTTTAAacgttattgaaataaataggTGTTAATCTGGGTTAAGCAAGAATTGTAGAAATGaataattctttattttgttctcAGCGTTTAACATACAAAGATAGGAAGGAAGTGTGTTGTCACATTGTTGCTCAAAAACTACTGGATATCATGGAAAAGAAATCAACAAATTTAGCATTTTCAGTCGATGTTACAAAATGCCAGGAAGTTTTAAAGGTAAACTTAACTTTACCATGAAAAAAAATACTGAGAAAAGAATTATAGAATAATAAGCAGTGACTCTCCTGCTACGAGCAGACCTCCCAAGTCTACCGCTACTCGCGGTAGACTACCGTTTTTAGTACCCATCTACCGCGCTACCGCTATAACTACGAGAACAAAAATCTCCTTTGCTTTAGCTTTTCatgaggtaggcctaggcctagtatacaTTGTTTGAAAGGTTTGGCGCCTTGGttaaaaaatcaaaacatgAGACGATAATAAAGACAAGAACAAGGTTGCTTATGTCGTGGTTCCAAACAAATAAAGGAGAATACACTTTGATTCTTTCCTTCTATCCGATTTATTAGTTTCGTATTGTACTCCTGCATCAAATCATTATACAAATCATTTCAAGTACAAGAATTCAAGCCCtgcaaaatatgaataaacaaataacaaacaCTGTATCTAACAGTCAATTATAtcaataagtaaataaatgCAACTGCAATCCAACAACGAACAATCACAATATAATACCAAACGTATGACACAGCATCAACTTGTGATAACAACTCCTGACTATTATACCTCTGAATCtaagataaatattgtaaatgcaagtttcattaattgtaattgttataGTTAACATATGGTAAATCAGTTGCTTATACATATACAAGTTAAGCTTAGTACTTACAAAATAAGAACATAGCAAGAGCCTTATATGAGAACTGTAACATAGCGAGAGCCTGAAACACAACGAACAAAAGACCTGCTCTGCTGACGCACGGCCTTATATCACACAGTGTCACCTGTATTCCAATTACAGAATGACTACGCAGCGCCCTCAATACTCAATAACTTCCAGATCATTACACTTATACCACTCCCTACTGTTTATTTGCAATTATTATGCGATGAACGaacttgtttatttaatatatacgAGCAAACCATGCCTGTCTTTCTGCAACCACGCCTTGACACAGTCGGATCTGCATGCACAGCTAACCAATTTTAATAATGATTGAGGGGCAACAGGCTGATCAGTGGCAACTGCTGCTCCACCCCCAATATGTAGAAAGCACGGAGTGACCTAACCATTTGAACTTAGAGATATACTCTGTATGAGTGTTGTTTAGCTGCTGCACTAGTATAGGTGGAAGACTTGACATGTTAAAATAGCTGCTTGCTGTTAATTTCACCTTCACAGATTTTTTATATGCTACAAAtctgtatttatttagttttgCAAACTTTTCAGCTCCATATGAAAAAGAATTGTTAACCTGTAGTAGCAGCAGCCTCGTGTGTTCTGGATTGCTGTgaaaaaatgttcattttgtttaaatgccTTTACTTTGCCTTGTCCAAACAATGATGATGTTGCATCATTGCATGGATAAATGGAAGATGCTGTTTTGTGCATTTTGGAGTTGGTTTACACTATATAATGACATTGGGTTGTAACTATAAAAATGTGCATCGATGGTGTGGCATGTCCTACCAACATTGCTAGCAAATCAGTATCTGTTCCAACAAATACAACTGCTTTTTCTGGTTCTAAAGTTTCAGCAATTCCAAAGGCTTTAGATACTATTAAAGTATCAGCATCTGACTCTTACTGTAATACATTGATTCCATTCTGTTTTTCTCAGACAACGTGATTGATGGTGATCCATTATAGCCATCAAACACTAATGGCACCTTTATGGTAATGCTTGAGCACGTAGGCTCTGTATGCCTCGCATACAGCTTGGTATGTTGCTCAGCCAAACTACAGCATGCAGTAAGTAGCTATCATCAATATTAACAAAGGTAGCATTATCCCGACTTATTATTCAGTCCTGCTCTCGGTAGTCTCAGTCCTTTATCAGAATTCTCAAatctgtaattttttatttttcaaataattgcGATCGTTGTCTAAATCAGTAGCGTTCTGCAACCACGCTCACTTGTGGCGCAAAATGAGTTTCTAGAATAAGCAATGCTCTCGTATAACAATTTTCGTCTGCTTCTCCTAGTTCCAGTAAAGAATAAAAAATTCTTTGGCCCTCAGGTCCTAGCGAGTGTAGTAACATAGCCTTCTTACGTTCGACTGACTCACCTGTAGCCGCCGCCGCAGCCAACATGTAGTTCTCGAAGAGACGCCGCCATTGTCTCCATGGTATGGTAGGTTCTACTGGCGTGGGTAGAAATGGAACTGGCGCTTCTATCCTTGTAGTCGCCATAATTCATTAATAATAGGTTTGTTAATGATCCTCGTCGCCAATTATGGTAGAGACAGCAATGAAATGATACTAGAAATAACCAGTGTTTAACGTTTAATAACAGCCTTTTATTCTCATTCCCTTTCTCTACTCCTCTACCCATGCGGTCTCCTCTACTACCCTCATCGGCAGACTACCGGATACCACACTGGGGTCATAAACAATCTAAATTCTCACAACAAATTACATTGAACTACAGTTTCATTGCAATTGTAGCAATACAATATCATTGCCTATTTTCTACTTGTTTTCTAGTTCTACAGTAGTTTTGTCTAATCGGAGTTTGTTTACAAAGTTGAAccaattaattatataatataaattaaactgtaattcttttttccCCTCTCAACTCAGCTTGCCAAACTTATTGGTCCTTACATATGTATCCTTAAAACTCATGTGGATATTCTTGAGGATTTTAATCAAGATTTTATCAAGTCTCTTCAAGCCTTAGCAGACAAACATCAATTCTTGTTATTTGAAGATAGGTAAAATGTCAGATTCAATGTGTACTTTGCTTTATTTGTTCTTCTAGCCTCTTTAAATCAAgcttttgatattaattgtgtggTATATAATGATGTTATGCATACTCAactcaacaacaaaatatcCCATTCTCATTATTTATTTCCACATCTAGGAAGAAACATGAATATGTATGATGTTATGCATGGACATATCGGTAATCTTCATTTTGAGTTCAGTAATAACTACGGTGAACCTAACCCtcttatacccttttcacatctgcaaaaaGTAACAAGTTGTAAAGCGTGAAGACAATTTCCTGAAAAATCTCCCAAGATTTCTCGGGAGGGGGGTGGGGGAAGTACACCAACGAGAGGCCTGTTTTTTGTTCCGAGATGTATGCAGGTGTATGCACCCTGCTAtcaatcatagtaatcaaatacGGTTAGCATATGCATGTATGAAAACGTGTAACAAATCGGaagatcaaacctggttacaattttttgtaacaatttatgcagattTAAAAAGGGTATTAGTCTTAATATCACTTCCACACAACAGCATTTATGTTAATAAAGTTAAACCCATGTCATTTCATAAGCACAGCTTTACCACCTCATGTGctcagataaaaaaaaattgctattttaataataacattctTTGTAGTGTGTCCATGCTTACATCATATGTCATGTATATTCAATTAAACAGAGAACTGATAATTTAGCACCTCCATAATTTTTgccttttattttacaaatttgaCAATAAAATGCTTTCTAATTCATAATGCATTATCCTTTTAAAATTCTGTTACATCTTTCCACATGTTTTTGGACCATAACAATCATTAGTAGTAATGTAAATGGTTTATTTTTAGCTACACAATGAATTGTTATccatatactgtactatttattatttagtgcAACATCAATTGGTTTTCCAGTACAATTGTCATTTATTTTTCCATTATAAATCAGAAAATATGGTGATATTGGTAACATAGTGAAACTGCAATATGGATCAGGCATGTACAAAACTAGTGAATGGGCTCACATTATTAATGCACATACAGTGCCTGGAGATGGTGTTGTGAAGGGCTTAAAAGAAATTGGGTTACCAAAGGAAAGAGGATGCCtattgattggtcaaatgagCTCCAAAGGAAACCTAGCAACAGGCTCGTATACAGATGGTAACAATTCAGTATTATTGAAATATTACTAGGGGACAATTGCACAACATGATATCAACCATATCATATTACAATAATCACTCTGTCAATTACAATAAAAGAGTTCATGAAATAAAGTTCATGATAATGTttcaaatatatacaaaatttatttcaatatttgtagttgtttttgttttctagcATCTGTCTTGATGGCGGAAAATCATTCAGATTTTGTGTTTGGATTCATTTCAACTTCACAAATCTCACAAAATCCAAAGTTTCTTCACATGACTCCAGGTACAGTAATGTAAAAAAAGAATTCATTTATGCACTGGCCTTTGTTAGTCCTCAATTGAACCACAGTCCCACCCAACACTtttctctctctatctctctctgtttTTTTCCTTTAATAATTGGTATTGGTTGAAAAGAAAACTTTcattttgaaattgtatttactaCAAATTCTGAATTCCCAATCCCACAGTCTATGCACTAAAATCTGCTGCTACTGCATATTGCGgtgtttacaaacaaaatagaggcaAGAcaacaggtggcgctgttgtagtTCACTGTAATTTGTACACTAGAATTTTTTTCCATCcgtgaactttttttttttttcgtataacgatcgtttaatagtgcataCTTTTGcacaccatgtgacccacaatcgtccgaTCAAAAAGTACTGTAATTATTTGACAGGTGTAAAAATGGCAGTAGGTAAGGATAATCTTGAACAACAATACTTGACCCCAGAAGAGGTCATAGTCAATAGGGGAAGTGATATAATCATCGTTGGTAGAGGAATTTATCAGGTAAAGTTTGGTTTTTTTAATGTCTATAAAAGGAGTATAAATTTATGTTCAGACGGCCTCAAATCTGACGTAAAGTTACGTCAAACATGAAATTATACTTCCGATGAGTGTCCACAAAATGATTAAAGCCTGTTCTCCTGTAGACGTAACGTTACGGTGTGTTGCATTG
Encoded proteins:
- the LOC140055258 gene encoding uridine 5'-monophosphate synthase-like, whose protein sequence is MYKTSEWAHIINAHTVPGDGVVKGLKEIGLPKERGCLLIGQMSSKGNLATGSYTDASVLMAENHSDFVFGFISTSQISQNPKFLHMTPGVKMAVGKDNLEQQYLTPEEVIVNRGSDIIIVGRGIYQADDPVKTAIAYREAGYNAYLQTIV